A region of Theileria annulata chromosome 2, complete sequence, *** SEQUENCING IN PROGRESS *** DNA encodes the following proteins:
- a CDS encoding uncharacterized protein (all_bases.C.cand.423 - hypothetical protein), with product MDVEVNILPCLIKYNGPTEFRKRFKEKIRTLSQDSSDSSTTSCTTDSSNSSDSTDSTDSNSIPGGFDIKEICGSCTNNVNFSVKVTEKLIKDVYYPIRGVDKLLKDKYYVLFRGRQMRGSRLALEDFGYNMSVVTKDNRHKESNFSKNTSTESTYLIKTANISSIT from the exons ATGGATGTCGAAGTTAACATTCTTCCATGTTTAATAAAGTATAATGGTCCTACCGAGTTTAGGAAAAGATTTAAAGAGAAAATAAGGACATTATCACAGGATTCTTCTGATTCCTCAACTACATCATGTACAACAgattcttcaaattcttcAGATTCAACAGATTCAACAGATTCCAACTCTATTCCAG gtGGATTTGACATAAAGGAAATTTGTGGATCTTGCACTAACAATGTGAATTTCTCAGTGAAAGTGACTGAAAAACTTATAAAAGATGTGTATTATCCTATTAGAGGAGTGGATAAGCTTCTGAAAGACAAGTATTATGTATTATTTAGAGGTCGTCAAATGCGTGGAAGCAGATTAGCTCTTGAGGATTTTGGGTACAATATGAGTGTTGTAACTAAGGATAATAGACATAAAGAATCAAATTTCTCAAAAAACACTTCTACCGAGTCTACATATCTCATTAAAACTGCCAACATTTCATCCATTACGTAA
- a CDS encoding uncharacterized protein (chr2.C.cand.193 - TLDc domain in TBC and LysM domain containing proteins), with protein MSSFDYKYRLTPGAIKEAVLSTFQSDISDSSPKNSSESLSPTSSQNETIVFREKCQYCIISRSILGVLTLTRESLTFEPDIRDVNVDEHGQGYYQIHVDMENILECGCIGGPSQELLGLEDMRCNGFLQVVLRQFSDSFDLLYQSSGSSFESAYQEPIQERSKKSMGFNFSKIGSAIFSVLPGTKGRNSKLFKRSHSHVSILFGFFNKELAYMCTNKLMALLDMCNNSTPSSDRSRIIRIPFSSNSLIESWNNLTDTAEELDEPNDKYVNFEHFSAVGNRSKILTFDMVKNLNSYLPASIAIREWILSFETVHDGISYHTFYKNLENKDNCIIVIEDSKGGVFGAFTPQIRYNLRFYGSGETFVFKFQKGNLKVFKSQGKNRCFIYSSDHSVIIGGGNNPAITIGRAFKVGTTAHSETFDNEPLSEDYHFEIKHMEVWTFGGFLTS; from the coding sequence ATGTCGTCATTCGACTATAAATACAGGTTAACACCTGGTGCCATCAAGGAGGCGGTGCTTTCCACCTTTCAGTCAGATATTTCAGATTCCTCACCCAAAAATTCAAGCGAATCCCTATCACCGACAAGTTCACAAAACGAAACAATAGTTTTCAGAGAAAAATGCCAATATTGCATAATTTCTAGGTCAATTTTAGGGGTTTTAACTCTGACAAGGGAGTCCCTGACCTTTGAGCCAGACATTAGAGATGTAAACGTAGACGAACACGGTCAAGgatattatcaaattcatgTAGATATGGAGAATATTCTGGAGTGTGGCTGTATTGGTGGACCATCGCAAGAGCTGCTAGGATTGGAGGATATGCGATGTAACGGCTTCTTACAAGTAGTACTTAGGCAGTTTTCAGATAGTTTCGACCTGTTGTACCAGTCTAGCGGCTCAAGTTTCGAATCTGCATATCAAGAACCAATACAGGAAAGGAGTAAAAAGTCGATGggatttaatttttcaaaaatagGTTCAGCCATATTTTCGGTTTTACCAGGCACCAAAGGAAGGAACAGCAAGCTTTTCAAAAGGAGCCACTCACATGTCTCGATTCTATTTGGCTTTTTTAATAAGGAATTGGCTTATATGTGCACAAACAAACTCATGGCACTTTTGGATATGTGCAACAATTCGACACCATCCTCAGACCGATCTAGAATCATTCGGATCCCATTTTCAAGTAATAGCTTAATAGAAAGTTGGAATAATCTAACGGATACAGCTGAGGAATTGGACGAACCAAACGACAAATACGTAAATTTTGAACACTTCAGTGCCGTTGGAAACCGAAGCAAAATTCTCACATTTGATATGGTTAAGAACCTAAACTCATACCTTCCGGCAAGCATTGCAATTAGGGAGTGGATTCTAAGCTTCGAAACTGTACACGACGGAATTAGCTACCACACATTCTACAAGAATCTCGAAAATAAGGATAACtgtataatagtaatagAAGATTCAAAAGGTGGAGTTTTTGGCGCCTTCACACCCCAAATCAGGTATAACCTCAGGTTTTATGGTTCAGGAGAAACTTTCGTGTTTAAATTTCAAAAGGGGAACCTAAAAGTTTTTAAATCTCAAGGCAAAAATAGgtgttttatttattcaagtGATCACTCAGTGATCATTGGAGGAGGAAATAACCCGGCCATTACCATCGGTCGCGCTTTCAAGGTCGGAACAACAGCCCACAGCGAAACATTTGATAATGAACCCCTTTCAGAGGATTACCATTTTGAAATCAAACACATGGAAGTTTGGACTTTCGGAGGCTTCCTTACATcgtaa